Part of the Carassius carassius chromosome 20, fCarCar2.1, whole genome shotgun sequence genome, ATCCCGACTGGGACGACGAGAGGATCTTCCAAACCACTCGTCTCATCCTGATTGGTGAGTCTTGGTCTTATCATCTGAAACCTTCCGGATCTTCATAACTTTGTGGATGAATGAAATATTCCCGCTTTTTTTTCTCCCAGGTGAGACCATCAAAATCGTGATCGAGGACTATGTTCAGCACCTGAGTGGCTACCACTTCAAGCTCAAGTTTGACCCGGAGCTTCTCTTCAATGAGCGCTTCCAGTACCAGAACCGCATCGCATCTGAATTCAACACTCTGTATCACTGGCACCCGCTGATGCCCGACAACTTTCAGATCCAGGACCAGGTCTATGGCCACCACCAGTTTGTGTTTAACAACTCGATTTTAACCAAACACGGCATCCGCAACATGGTGGAATCCTTCACCAAACAGAGGGCTGGAAGGGTGAGTTTCACTTATAGATAGAAAACATTTCCAGAGAAGCCTAACATAGTTCCAAttggctttctttcttctgttgaacatacaTGAAGATGTGTTTTTCCCCAAAAAGTGAAAGTTATTGGGGTACAGTTTTGTTTTAGACCCCATAGGATTgtattctttgaaaaaaaaaccttagttcttccaaatatcttttgtgttccacagtcgtacagttttggaatgacatgagggtgagcgaCTTTACTTTGCTGGCTTTGCTAATGTCTCTCATTTTTGTGTGAGCAGGTTGCTGGTGGACGTAACCTGCCTGCTGCAGTTCAAGGAGTGGCTGTTAAAATTCTGGAGCATTCCAGAGAGATGCGCTACCATTCTTTAAATGCCTACCGGAAACGCTTCAACATGAAGCCCTACTCCTCTTTTGAGGAGATGACAGGTAAGatcattcaaaaaaaacaaaaaaaaacataaactacATAGGTTCAGAAAtgggaacatttaaaaaaacatcttatttGAATGTAACCTCATCTGTATGGTAAAACAGGAGACAAGGAGCTGGCAGCCGAAATGAAGCAGCTGTACGGTCACATAGACGCGGTTGAGCTATATCCTGGCCTTCTTGTGGAGAAACCCCGACCCGACGCTGTGTTTGGGGAGACTATGGTGGAGATGGGAGCGCCCTACTCTCTCAAAGGCCTCATGGGAAATGCTATTTGTTCTCCTGAATACTGGATGCCGAGCACGTTTGGTGGGAAAGTGGGATTTGACATTGTTAACACAGCCTCATTGAAGAAGCTGGTGTGCATGAATATCAAGGGACCTTGTCCGATGGTGTCCTTTCAGGTGCCTGATGTAAAATATCAGAGTTCAGAAAATGTGAATTCAAGCTCAGTGCACTCCACACAAAATCATATTAACCCAATGGTTGTCTTGAACGAACGAAGTTCAGAGCTCTAAATGATTTTGAAGGCCTCACTGCCTTCATCATGATACTTGATgtcatatttgttatttattttgtttatttaagtaatttatttcAAAGTGTATTTATTGCTGGGTTTTTGTATTGCTATTGACTTACAccatgcattttaatatatatattttttaaacatacttGAAAGTCACATGAGGTTGTCCCTTTAGACTCCCTTTAGACAGATATGCACATTTCAAGTGCAAATGTTGGAAATAATGTGCATTTCTTGAATAAagacattttgatattttgttaatatatgttTTGGGTCATTTCATTGTCAGTAATTCTTATTCAAACAATTACATCTACTCAGCACAATGCTCAAGCatttaacttgaaaaaaaaaaaaaatcatggaaaaCCCTCTGAgttttatatacaatttaaaataaatgtaataagaaATGTATGGGATCTGTGATGGGGAAAGATTACTTTTTAGGACAGATTGAGAATATAAAGGATGCATGCAAAAACACAGTGTCtctaaaattaactaaaatgGAATAACATATCAGCTGAAAACATTTCTTGAATTCTTACTTCTGGGGTCACAATGATTTTTTCAAAATGAAATTAGTACTTTAAATTGTAAGaatgctttatatttatttaaaagtatatatatttatatatttacaaaggatttctattttaaatacatCAAATGAATGTGAATTTTCAgctggctgctaaaaattcagctttgccatcatagaaataaatgacattttaaaatatattagcatAGCAAACAGTTGTTTTACATAATAATTGTATACTACAATATAACTCTTTTGacagtattttgatcaaatattacAGACTtctaactgattaaaaaaaaatatttccaaccCCCAACCGAACAGCATTGTATTTAAAATGTCTTATACATTTAGTCCAACCTCAAAAGCTGGACAACAAAATGTAGTATGTGCATGATAACAATACATATGCATTGTGTATTTATGTGTCTTAAGTGCATCCTGCTGAAAACAGATTATAATAAGATCATTGTTTTACTATTCTCTGATTCTTTGGATTGTGCTGAAGTTATGATGAATATGACTGCTAAACTTTCCTTTCGTGATTTTTTACTAAAAGACTTTCGAGTGAAACTGCTAAACTTGCTGAACTTGCAAAGCAGTATGTCTGCCAAAAatgagtttgcaaaaaaaaaaaaaaaaaaaaagaatactcaGTGAAGCCAATAGTTATTCAGTAGATCCAACTTCCTCATGATGTGATGCATACTGACTGAATTGAACCCAGACAAAATAACACCACTGTACTGACCTGAGACAACATACACTGTCAAGCTCCATAACAATCAAGCTGGAATAATACACAGCAAGCTGTGCACAATGACGTGTGGGAATGTGTCTCTTTTGTAGCGGGCCAGGAAAATGCAATGGCCACTGTTCTGGGAAAGTGGTTTAGTGCCTAGAACGTGCGAACTGGAAGCTACAATTAGGGAGAAGAGTTTACTTTTCCCAGACAACAGGTGAAGTTCAAATCCAGAAGATTGTAGGTTCTCTGTGTAGAGGAAAGATTTATTTTAACATGTAGATTAAGCACTAAAAGCAAGTGTGCAAAAATACACTTGTTAGTTTAgggtatctaaatgtatatttatgtattatttaataaatttaatttaaagactgatattataCAGAGATCACAATCCTTAtgaatagtgacattaaaacacatgttatgcttaatattaagaaatgtacaTTGTGAAATGTgcaagtttaattataattttaatatcagtaaGTCTCAAGTGATATgcaataaatatgttaatagatttgaactatacttagaatgacaataaatgtattgtaataaaatgagcatttatgctAGCTGGGAACATGAAAGGATATTATTGTGGATAACAAAAAAAGCCAAAGGCAGAAACATATTGGCCCATTGCACTGCAATAAAGGTGTGTCTGACAAccattaactaaaataattaaatgttgtaAATCAATTGGAGAAACTGGGTTATTCTTTGGACAATTCTTTGGGTGTTTCATGGGAACTTGTAAAGGCTACAAGCACCAACATGCCAAAGAAAACCAGCTGAAAGGTGTCTTGTTCACTGGTGTGGTCAAATGAGCTAACTGACAGAGGAAAGTGAAATGGATGTTTAGTCTACAGTAGCTAAAGGGAGAGCAGAAACCACAAAGGCTTGGATGTATCCTGCACATCACACAAAGGTAAAAAGGGGTTATAAATCTATGATGCAATTTAGGTTACAAAACCCATATCACATGCACACTGCAGTCTGTTGTATAAGAAACAGGAAAGAGCTGGAAACTGGCTGGTAAGAAAGCTAATGTTGGCCGGccctatttaaaaacataaaaaaaataaaaaataaaaataaaataaaaaccttggctCTGTTCTTAGATTAGCAACTAGTCTccagtgtgtttatttatttaactaaataaaaaagtagCTCGAGCTGGCTAAGTCACCTCATTGGCCTTGTGACTTTTACAGTTATTAGAGTTAATGAATAAGAGTTGAGgattttgtcaaataaatttctacctaataaattattttagagtttggaatatatatatatacttgttagGTTTCAtcccgtatatatatatatatatatatatatatatatatatatatataaatacgggATGAAACCTAACAAGTATATGTAATTATACttaatattattatgatataGTTAATCCAAAGAagaaatttctgtcattatttacttagttAACAAAATTATTCATGCGGTATTGCGGTTgagcccctgatgtcacatggattatttgtccttactacctttctgggcgtTGGACTtggtagttgcgttgctgtctatggaaggtcatgagctcttggatttcatccaaAAATACCTACTTTTTTATTCTGTAATTGTAATCccacaagggtgagtaattaatgacagaattttcatttttgggtgatataTCCCTTTAAACTTTAATAAGAAATTTTGCTTAGCATTTCAAACCAACTTTAAACTGCTATTACAACAGCATTAAGCCTTTGGGGCATCTAATGTAgcttatgacaaaaaaaaagaaacaaaaaaaaaggagatGATACTGTAGGTGATACAGCCACAAAAATGTTGACACTATAATTTACGTAGC contains:
- the LOC132096619 gene encoding prostaglandin G/H synthase 2-like — its product is MNKLICLVLLSSFWIFPGEGYEPCCAQPCQNQGVCLSKGADAYECDCTRTGYYGENCTTPELLTLIKSTLKPSPNIVHYILTHYKWIWDIINNISFLRDAIMRYVLTSRSHLVNSPPTYNSDYNYKSWEVYSNLSYYSRTLAPLSKNCPTPDLPNAKQVVERVLVRKQFIPDPQRTSLMFAFFAQHFSHQFFKSDFKKGPAFTKALGHGVDLGHIYGETLERQHKLRLFKDGKLKYQVVDGEVYPPLVKDVQVEMHYPPHVPEEQRFAVGHEAFGLVPGLMMYASIWLREHNRVCDIMKQEHPDWDDERIFQTTRLILIGETIKIVIEDYVQHLSGYHFKLKFDPELLFNERFQYQNRIASEFNTLYHWHPLMPDNFQIQDQVYGHHQFVFNNSILTKHGIRNMVESFTKQRAGRVAGGRNLPAAVQGVAVKILEHSREMRYHSLNAYRKRFNMKPYSSFEEMTGDKELAAEMKQLYGHIDAVELYPGLLVEKPRPDAVFGETMVEMGAPYSLKGLMGNAICSPEYWMPSTFGGKVGFDIVNTASLKKLVCMNIKGPCPMVSFQVPDVKYQSSENVNSSSVHSTQNHINPMVVLNERSSEL